Proteins from a genomic interval of Chroococcidiopsis thermalis PCC 7203:
- a CDS encoding MlaE family lipid ABC transporter permease subunit produces the protein MSEVRPSSFLGVWSQRLLAAILLGGQVLIHLLQGRIHRRNTVEQMAAVGPDSLLIALITAVFVGAVFTIQVAREFIRFGAGTTVGGVLALALTRELAPVLTAVVLAGRVGSAFAAEIGTMRVTEQIDALYMLKTDPIDYLVIPRVLACCVMLPILTLLSAITGMIGGLVIATNLYRLSQSVFIDSARNFLDVWDVTSALIKGAVFGATIAIIGCSWGLTTTGGAKGVGQSTTAAVVTALLSIFIMNFFLSWVMFQGLGRSTL, from the coding sequence TTGAGCGAAGTCAGACCAAGTTCTTTCCTGGGAGTATGGAGTCAGCGATTGCTGGCAGCAATTTTACTAGGTGGGCAAGTCCTAATTCACTTGCTCCAAGGTAGGATTCATCGCCGAAATACTGTAGAACAGATGGCAGCAGTGGGACCGGACTCATTGCTAATCGCCCTCATCACAGCAGTTTTTGTCGGCGCAGTTTTTACGATTCAAGTAGCACGGGAATTTATTCGATTTGGAGCAGGAACAACAGTTGGCGGGGTCTTAGCTCTTGCCTTAACTCGGGAACTCGCACCTGTATTGACAGCTGTAGTTCTCGCGGGGCGAGTTGGTTCTGCATTTGCGGCGGAAATTGGCACGATGCGCGTCACAGAGCAGATTGACGCTCTTTATATGCTCAAAACCGATCCAATTGATTATCTTGTCATTCCGCGCGTGTTAGCCTGCTGCGTCATGCTGCCAATTTTGACCCTATTATCTGCAATTACAGGTATGATTGGCGGCTTGGTGATAGCAACCAACTTGTATCGCCTATCTCAGAGCGTATTTATTGATTCAGCCCGCAATTTCTTAGATGTCTGGGATGTTACTAGTGCTTTAATCAAAGGTGCTGTTTTCGGAGCAACGATCGCAATTATTGGATGCAGTTGGGGTTTGACAACCACAGGGGGAGCCAAGGGAGTCGGACAATCAACCACAGCTGCTGTAGTCACGGCGTTACTATCAATCTTCATCATGAACTTTTTCTTATCTTGGGTCATGTTTCAAGGCTTGGGGCGCTCGACGTTGTAA
- a CDS encoding M16 family metallopeptidase has protein sequence MSPLLIAPSHSPTILQLDSGLTLIHQYLPATTVVVTDVWLRAGAIAEPEAWYGMAHFLEHMIFKGTETIPPGVFDRVVENRGGMTNAATSHDYAHFYLTTAAPYWEDTLPYLAELLLNAAIPEDEFDREREVVLEEIHACYDDPDWIGFQTLSESIYQQHPYGRSVLGTELELMQHSPEAMRCFHRAHYQPENMTVAIAGGIETERAIEIVNLSFDRFLSRVELPPVEVVKKPLLAGIRRQELYLPRLEQARLLMAWIAPGIDQWRSAYGLDLISVILGAGRSSRLIRTLREDKQLVQAISSQFSLLQDASLFTISVWLEPQHLERVEELICAHLEQLQTTAIAPEELARAQRVLCNDYAFSTETPEQLAGLYGYYQTLGEPELATTYPQQIKSFDSVELQQIAQQYLSPYSYAVTVVKPC, from the coding sequence TTGTCGCCTCTATTGATAGCACCGAGTCACTCGCCGACCATTCTTCAATTAGATTCTGGTTTAACTCTCATACATCAATACCTTCCTGCAACTACAGTGGTAGTCACAGATGTTTGGTTGCGGGCAGGTGCGATCGCAGAGCCGGAAGCATGGTACGGGATGGCTCACTTTCTGGAACACATGATATTTAAAGGGACGGAGACGATCCCGCCAGGAGTGTTCGATCGCGTCGTGGAAAACAGAGGTGGAATGACAAATGCTGCTACTAGCCACGACTACGCTCACTTTTATTTAACAACTGCCGCTCCTTACTGGGAAGATACGCTGCCGTACTTAGCAGAATTGTTGTTAAATGCTGCTATTCCAGAAGACGAATTCGATCGAGAACGGGAAGTTGTCTTAGAAGAAATTCATGCTTGTTACGACGATCCAGACTGGATTGGATTTCAAACTCTGAGTGAAAGTATCTACCAACAGCATCCCTACGGGCGATCGGTTCTGGGTACGGAATTGGAGTTAATGCAGCACTCACCAGAGGCAATGCGGTGCTTTCATCGCGCTCATTACCAACCCGAAAATATGACGGTAGCGATCGCAGGTGGAATCGAAACAGAACGAGCGATTGAAATCGTCAACCTCAGTTTCGACCGATTTTTATCACGGGTAGAATTACCACCTGTAGAGGTAGTCAAAAAACCCCTGCTAGCCGGAATTCGCCGCCAGGAATTATATTTACCAAGACTGGAACAAGCACGGCTACTTATGGCTTGGATCGCACCAGGTATCGACCAATGGCGCAGTGCTTATGGTTTAGATCTGATTTCAGTTATATTGGGCGCGGGACGTTCTTCCCGCTTAATCCGCACTCTCAGGGAAGATAAACAATTAGTCCAAGCAATCAGCAGCCAGTTTTCCCTACTGCAAGATGCTAGTTTATTTACCATTAGTGTTTGGTTAGAACCGCAACATTTAGAAAGAGTAGAAGAATTAATTTGCGCCCATTTAGAACAGTTACAGACAACTGCGATCGCCCCGGAAGAACTCGCGCGCGCTCAGCGAGTTCTGTGTAACGACTATGCTTTTTCCACCGAAACACCAGAACAACTGGCAGGGTTGTATGGTTACTATCAAACTCTAGGCGAACCCGAGTTAGCCACAACTTATCCCCAGCAAATCAAATCCTTCGATTCCGTCGAACTCCAACAAATTGCTCAACAATACCTTTCTCCCTATTCCTACGCGGTAACAGTCGTCAAACCTTGTTAG
- a CDS encoding DUF3119 family protein, which produces MTTSPSVTSTVQLVPSYKLPLFIVLGAIPLILVSAWVGGIIALFGLFLMFQATTLRLQFTDTALDIYRGETIIRHFPYQEWQHWEIFWHQVPILFYFREVKSIHFLPILFDPKMLQTCLEQRCPRLESKGAGSRGEES; this is translated from the coding sequence GTGACGACTTCCCCATCTGTAACATCAACCGTTCAGCTTGTTCCCAGCTACAAGCTGCCTTTATTCATAGTCTTAGGGGCAATTCCTCTAATACTCGTTTCAGCCTGGGTAGGTGGCATAATTGCCTTATTTGGTTTGTTTCTGATGTTTCAAGCTACAACCCTACGGCTACAATTCACTGATACTGCCTTAGATATCTACAGAGGAGAAACCATCATCCGGCACTTTCCCTATCAAGAATGGCAACATTGGGAAATTTTTTGGCATCAAGTGCCGATCCTGTTCTACTTTCGAGAAGTGAAAAGCATTCACTTTTTGCCCATTCTCTTTGACCCCAAAATGCTACAAACTTGTTTAGAGCAACGCTGTCCAAGACTAGAGAGCAAGGGGGCAGGGAGCAGGGGTGAAGAGAGCTGA
- a CDS encoding DUF3086 domain-containing protein, with product MTSDESQTPKPDNQPWEDSEEQDKPLNFSMDAPNGKLEEINLLDESQSESNTEKDTDTDLDLENFNFFASPSEEAEDEFLQELVAPNSARETPAETPLIPLAKPSNLSQLQQQEQALRQEIARLQATHKQLSAQLAQTQSAMSKVVQEGLAQMEQRKQALQISIEQLERRQERIRTEMRTSFAGVSQDLAIRVQGFKDYLTGSLQDLATAVEQLELAPKTRPEPQPATRQPKPQEPEQPATPQFTEQRFQATTKQIRRLLDQYRNQPDYYGPPWQLRRTFEPVQAERVSNWFFKQGGRGALRTTGSRLQNILISSAIISILYTLYDTRLRILVLANTPERLGDWRRGLQDCLGISRTDFGPDRGVTLFEDAEAAAIRAERAIEANQMPLIIIDDSEEKISLSLLQFPLLLAFAPDPQTLRERDFDY from the coding sequence ATGACTTCAGATGAATCCCAAACACCAAAGCCAGATAATCAACCTTGGGAAGATTCAGAGGAACAAGACAAACCTCTAAACTTCTCAATGGATGCGCCAAATGGGAAATTAGAAGAAATAAATTTACTAGATGAATCTCAATCTGAATCTAATACAGAGAAAGATACAGATACGGACTTAGATTTAGAAAACTTTAACTTTTTTGCCTCGCCATCCGAAGAAGCAGAAGATGAGTTTTTGCAAGAGTTAGTAGCGCCAAATTCTGCAAGAGAAACTCCAGCGGAAACGCCGCTCATTCCACTGGCAAAACCATCCAACTTGTCTCAATTGCAACAGCAGGAACAAGCCTTAAGACAAGAAATTGCACGCCTCCAAGCAACGCACAAACAGCTATCTGCTCAATTAGCGCAAACTCAATCTGCTATGAGTAAAGTGGTGCAAGAAGGTCTTGCTCAAATGGAGCAACGCAAGCAAGCATTACAAATTTCAATCGAACAGTTAGAACGGCGGCAAGAACGCATTCGGACGGAAATGCGGACGAGTTTTGCTGGAGTTTCCCAAGATTTAGCAATTCGAGTGCAGGGCTTTAAAGACTATCTCACAGGCAGCTTGCAAGATTTGGCAACAGCAGTAGAGCAATTAGAGCTAGCACCAAAAACTAGACCAGAGCCGCAACCAGCAACTAGACAACCCAAACCTCAAGAGCCGGAGCAACCCGCCACGCCTCAATTTACCGAACAGAGATTTCAAGCTACCACAAAACAAATTCGCCGCCTGCTCGACCAATACCGCAACCAACCAGATTATTACGGTCCCCCTTGGCAACTGCGCCGCACGTTTGAACCAGTGCAGGCGGAACGAGTATCCAATTGGTTTTTCAAGCAAGGAGGACGAGGTGCTTTACGAACTACAGGTAGTCGCCTACAAAATATTCTAATTAGCTCGGCGATTATTTCAATTCTATACACCTTGTACGATACTCGGCTCCGCATCTTGGTCTTAGCTAATACCCCCGAACGGCTGGGAGATTGGCGGCGTGGTTTGCAAGATTGTCTTGGCATTTCTCGCACAGATTTTGGACCCGATCGCGGTGTAACCTTGTTTGAAGATGCAGAAGCAGCTGCCATCAGAGCCGAAAGAGCGATTGAAGCCAATCAAATGCCACTGATTATCATTGATGACTCCGAGGAAAAAATTAGCCTCTCTCTGCTACAATTCCCTCTATTACTAGCCTTTGCCCCCGATCCCCAAACTCTTAGAGAAAGAGATTTTGATTATTAA
- a CDS encoding M16 family metallopeptidase, with translation MTTSLPTQQIHRTVLPNGMVVLAIENPAADIVATRIFLKAGSCWEPQQQAGLAHLLSAVMTKGTTELSSMEIAERVESVGASLSVDAASDYFLLSMKTVSADFPEILALAGELLRSPSFPAAEVELERRLTIQHIRSQQEQPFTIAFDQLRQAIYQNHPYASSGLGWEETVAKIERTDLQQYHQTYFRPDNVVISLAGRITADTAIAQIEKVFGDWEAPRSPIPPLQLPSLTPAPQQLKIAQPTQQSIIMLGYLAPSVHQSDYPALKLLSTHLGNGLSSRLFVELREKLGLAYEVSAFYPTRMSPATFVAYIGTAPENTAIARDRLQTEVELLCQAQLSTEDLQTAKNKLLGQYALGKQTNGQIAQVYGWYEILGLGIEFDRSFQQEIAQVSAEATQQAACRYLLEPYISMVGPETAIGDR, from the coding sequence GTGACAACCTCTTTACCAACTCAACAGATCCATCGCACAGTTTTACCTAATGGCATGGTTGTGCTGGCGATCGAAAACCCAGCCGCAGACATTGTTGCTACCCGTATTTTTCTCAAAGCAGGGAGTTGCTGGGAACCACAACAGCAAGCTGGGTTAGCGCATTTGCTATCTGCGGTGATGACAAAGGGAACCACAGAACTATCCTCGATGGAAATTGCCGAACGGGTAGAGTCCGTTGGCGCAAGCTTGAGCGTGGATGCAGCCTCAGATTATTTTCTGTTGAGCATGAAAACTGTTTCGGCAGATTTTCCCGAAATCTTGGCATTAGCAGGGGAACTGTTGCGATCGCCCTCATTTCCTGCTGCTGAAGTGGAACTCGAACGACGGCTGACAATCCAACACATTCGTTCCCAACAAGAACAGCCATTTACAATTGCTTTTGACCAACTCCGACAAGCAATTTACCAAAATCATCCCTATGCTTCTTCTGGTTTGGGATGGGAAGAAACGGTAGCTAAAATCGAGCGAACTGACTTACAACAATATCACCAGACTTATTTTCGTCCCGATAATGTTGTCATTAGCTTAGCAGGTCGAATTACAGCCGATACCGCGATCGCCCAAATCGAAAAAGTTTTTGGCGACTGGGAAGCGCCGCGATCGCCCATACCACCATTGCAGTTACCCAGCCTGACTCCCGCACCTCAGCAGCTCAAGATTGCTCAGCCGACCCAGCAATCAATTATCATGCTGGGCTACTTAGCCCCCTCAGTTCATCAATCGGACTATCCAGCCTTAAAACTGCTGTCAACCCATTTAGGTAACGGGTTATCTAGCCGCTTGTTTGTCGAACTGCGCGAAAAGTTGGGTTTAGCTTACGAAGTTTCGGCATTTTACCCCACGCGCATGTCACCCGCTACGTTTGTCGCCTACATCGGGACTGCGCCAGAAAATACTGCGATCGCCCGCGATCGGCTACAAACGGAAGTAGAGTTACTATGTCAAGCACAACTCAGCACGGAAGATTTACAAACAGCCAAAAATAAGCTTCTCGGTCAATATGCCCTTGGCAAACAAACGAACGGACAAATTGCTCAAGTATATGGTTGGTATGAAATTTTAGGGTTGGGAATTGAATTCGATCGCTCCTTTCAACAAGAAATTGCCCAAGTGAGCGCTGAAGCAACACAACAAGCAGCTTGCCGTTATTTACTCGAACCCTATATTTCTATGGTTGGACCAGAAACGGCGATTGGCGATCGATAA
- the plsY gene encoding glycerol-3-phosphate 1-O-acyltransferase PlsY, with translation MTIWLTLCVVTLLVAYLIGSTPTGFTLAKLLKGIDIREHGSGSTGATNVLRTLGKGPGAFVLVIDALKGVLAIALVPWLFSFASAQNLLPPTVDPTLWLSWMVTLSGLAAILGHSKSIWLGFSGGKSVATSLGVLLAMNWQVALATVGVFGVAIAISRIVSLSSIAGAIAVSLLMLLFHQPLPYVLFGIVGGIYVILRHKSNIQRLLDGTEPQLGQKSSTANQ, from the coding sequence ATGACTATCTGGCTCACTCTGTGCGTAGTAACTTTACTAGTAGCGTATCTAATTGGCTCTACGCCCACTGGTTTCACGCTAGCAAAACTTTTAAAAGGAATTGATATTCGCGAGCACGGTTCTGGTTCAACTGGAGCAACTAATGTTTTGAGAACCTTAGGCAAGGGACCAGGCGCATTTGTATTAGTTATTGATGCTCTCAAAGGGGTTTTAGCGATCGCCCTCGTACCTTGGCTGTTTAGCTTTGCTAGCGCTCAAAATCTTCTGCCTCCTACTGTTGACCCTACGCTCTGGCTGTCCTGGATGGTAACGTTATCGGGGTTAGCAGCCATTTTGGGACATAGCAAATCGATTTGGTTGGGGTTTAGTGGGGGAAAATCTGTCGCTACGAGTTTGGGCGTATTATTGGCGATGAACTGGCAGGTTGCTTTAGCAACTGTCGGGGTATTTGGCGTTGCGATCGCCATCTCGCGGATCGTCTCACTCAGTTCGATCGCAGGCGCGATCGCAGTTTCGCTATTGATGCTGCTATTTCATCAACCTTTACCTTACGTCCTGTTTGGGATAGTAGGTGGTATCTACGTCATTCTGCGCCACAAGAGCAATATTCAACGCTTACTAGATGGTACGGAACCTCAACTAGGGCAAAAATCATCTACCGCAAATCAGTGA